CCATCGCGGCGTGCGACGGTCAGGCGACGTCCTTCGGCCGGAAGAAGAGCTCGAGAGAACCGGTTTCCTTGTCGAAGTCGGGCCAGCCGTCGAAGGTCAGGACGGCGACCGCCGCGGTCGGAAACTTCTCGGTCAGGCGCTTGCGCTCCTTCTTCTTGCCTTCCGCCGCCAGACGGCGCGCGAGGGTCGCCAGGCCCGGCGAGTGGCTGATCACGAGGACCGTGCCGATGTCGTCGCCCAGACGGTTCAGCACGGCCGCGATCCGGCTGGGCGAGCCGGGATAGAGGCTGCGCATCGGGCGCGCGGGCAGATCGGAGGGCAGCGTCTCCCGCATGGCGGCGTAGGTCTCGGCCGCGCGCACGGCGTCCGAATGAAGGACGAGATCGGGCGTCAGCTTCCGCTTGACCAGTTCCTTGGCGATCACGGCCGCATCCTTGCGGCCCCGGTCGGCGAGCGGCCGCTCGCGGTCGGCCAAGGTCAGGTCGTCCCAGCTGGATTTGGCATGGCGCATCAGCAGTAAAGTCTTCATCATCACATCTCCGTGCCGGGTGAGGTTGCACCCTGAGGGTCGGTGGAAGGGATCCCGCTGTCGGCCGAGCCATCCTGCGATCGCTCAGGCTGCCTTAGCACGAAGAGGAGGTCTGCGCATGTCCGATGCCGATCTGGCGCAAGGCGTTGCCGTGAATGGGGGCAAGTCGCTGCCGGACGTCCGTCATCCGAAGCGCAGAACCGAGACCGACCCCGCCGCCAAGCCGACCGCCGCCGACGCGCCCTCCCGCCTGATCAACCGCGAGCTGTCCTGGCTGGCGTTCAACGAGCGTGTCATGGAGGAGGCGAGCAATCCCCGTCATCCGCTGCTCGAGCGGGTCCGCTTCCTGTCGATCTCGGCGAGCAATCTCGACGAGTTCTACATGGTGCGCGTCGCCGGCCTGAAGGCGCAGCGGCGCGCCGGCATCACCGCACTCACCGCCGACGGCCTCACCATCGGCCAGCAACTCGCCTTGATCCAGCGCCGCGCGGTTCGCCTCATGGACGCGCAGCAGCAGACCTGGGAACGGCTGCGGCACGAACTGGCCGAGCAAGGCATCGTGCTGGAGGACCCCTCCCTGCTCGAAGGCGAGGAGATGGCCTGGCTGGACGAGATGTTCATGACGGACATCTTTCCCGCCCTCTCGCCGATCGCGGTCGACCCGCCCAATCGGTTTCCGTTCGTGCCCAATTTCGGCATCTCGATGCTGCTGACCCTGTTCCGCCGCGAGGACAGCAAGCTCCTGCACGGCTTGCTGGCGATGCCGCCCAAGCTCAACCGCGTCATCCGCATCCCGGGCGATGCCGATCGCTTCCTCCTGCTCGACCACATCCTGCCGCTGTTCCTCGACCGCCTGTTTCCCGCTCTCGTGGTCCGCGAGATGGGCTTCTTCCGCATCATCCGCGACAGCGACATGGAGATCGAGGAAGAAGCCGAAGACCTCGTGCGGATGTTCGAAAGCGCGATCCGCGAGCGCAAGCGCGGCCGTGTCGTCCGGCTGACCGTCGACGGCACGCTGCCTGAGCCGCTGCTGAAGATCCTGATCCGGCAGTGCCAGATCGAGCCCGAGGACGTCTTCCGCCTCAAGGGCATCATCGGGCTGGTCGACATCAAGCGGCTGATCGTCGACGACCGGCCGGACCTGGCCTTCCCGCCCTATACCGCGCGCTTCCCCGAGCGCATCCGCGATTTCAACGGCGACTGCTTCGCCGCCATCCGGCACAAGGACTTCGTCGTCCACCATCCCTATGAGAGCTTCGACGT
Above is a genomic segment from Geminicoccaceae bacterium SCSIO 64248 containing:
- a CDS encoding histidine phosphatase family protein; amino-acid sequence: MMKTLLLMRHAKSSWDDLTLADRERPLADRGRKDAAVIAKELVKRKLTPDLVLHSDAVRAAETYAAMRETLPSDLPARPMRSLYPGSPSRIAAVLNRLGDDIGTVLVISHSPGLATLARRLAAEGKKKERKRLTEKFPTAAVAVLTFDGWPDFDKETGSLELFFRPKDVA
- a CDS encoding RNA degradosome polyphosphate kinase gives rise to the protein MSDADLAQGVAVNGGKSLPDVRHPKRRTETDPAAKPTAADAPSRLINRELSWLAFNERVMEEASNPRHPLLERVRFLSISASNLDEFYMVRVAGLKAQRRAGITALTADGLTIGQQLALIQRRAVRLMDAQQQTWERLRHELAEQGIVLEDPSLLEGEEMAWLDEMFMTDIFPALSPIAVDPPNRFPFVPNFGISMLLTLFRREDSKLLHGLLAMPPKLNRVIRIPGDADRFLLLDHILPLFLDRLFPALVVREMGFFRIIRDSDMEIEEEAEDLVRMFESAIRERKRGRVVRLTVDGTLPEPLLKILIRQCQIEPEDVFRLKGIIGLVDIKRLIVDDRPDLAFPPYTARFPERIRDFNGDCFAAIRHKDFVVHHPYESFDVVVRFLEQAARDDEVVAIKQTLYRTSNDSPIVKALIEAAELGKSVTALVELKARFDEAANIRWARDLERAGVQVVYGFIDLKTHAKISLVVRREQGHLRSYAHFGTGNYHPITAKVYTDLSFFTCDPLHCQDAARTFNFMTGYARPGKLDRLSIAPLYLRRDLLNLIDEERRHARAGRPGAIWAKMNSLVDPEIVNALYEASEDGVEIDLVVRGICCLRPGVPGMSSRIRVKSIVGRFLEHARIVCFGNGQGLPSRKAKVFIASADWMSRNLDRRIETLVPVDNPTVHEQVQDQIMQANLKDDLQSWVLEPSGEYRRLEPEGNGFGAHAYFMTNPSLSGRGSAVRQLKAPELSYRRS